One Acetobacterium sp. KB-1 DNA segment encodes these proteins:
- a CDS encoding ABC transporter ATP-binding protein has product MNIKTRNITKTYKDKTVLNLNGQSQDLFFESGEIHGIIGPNGSGKTTLMKIMAGLVTPTTGNVLYNGVPLDPNIFCEMTYSNHTPTLFSRSVYENIAYPLKIRKREKDEIDQTVSQLLNEFEIEAIKNQSARHLSGGESQKTALARALSFSPQVLFLDEPTANIDPKSIQIIETALKTRTKEQGLSIIIITHNLSQAFRICTHLTFLDQGSCLFSGTPEKIMASNHPTIDEFISLDRF; this is encoded by the coding sequence ATGAATATTAAGACGCGTAATATTACAAAAACATATAAAGATAAAACGGTGCTCAATCTGAATGGTCAATCTCAAGATCTTTTTTTTGAGTCTGGAGAAATTCACGGCATTATCGGACCTAACGGATCTGGGAAAACCACGCTAATGAAAATAATGGCCGGTCTCGTTACCCCAACTACTGGGAATGTACTTTATAATGGCGTGCCCTTAGATCCGAATATTTTTTGTGAAATGACCTATTCCAATCATACCCCCACCCTTTTTTCACGCTCAGTTTATGAAAATATTGCCTATCCGTTAAAAATCCGCAAACGTGAAAAAGACGAAATTGATCAAACCGTATCACAGTTATTGAATGAGTTCGAAATTGAAGCGATTAAGAATCAGAGTGCCCGACATCTTTCCGGTGGGGAATCCCAGAAAACAGCACTAGCTCGCGCCTTATCTTTTTCACCCCAAGTTCTATTTTTAGATGAGCCCACGGCGAATATCGATCCCAAAAGCATCCAGATTATAGAAACTGCTTTAAAAACGAGAACTAAAGAGCAGGGACTTTCAATTATTATTATCACCCATAATCTCAGTCAGGCTTTCCGGATCTGTACCCACCTGACGTTTCTGGATCAAGGATCTTGTCTTTTTTCTGGCACACCGGAAAAAATCATGGCCTCTAACCATCCTACAATCGATGAGTTTATCTCACTTGATCGATTTTAA
- a CDS encoding ABC transporter permease: MDYILNGFVEAFRLIFSFDPEIIQIVLLSLFVSFSSTLYGTLIGVPLGILLGIKKFRGKTVVSRFLYTFMSFPPVIIGLFTALFLARSGPLGQFQLMYTATAMIIAQTILVTPVIMGIIFNHASTSGYEVVQTGKTLGAQGWDILILLILELKGVIMIALVSGFGRAISEVGAVMIVGGNIRGFTRVMTTFIAMNNNMGQYSVSIAMGLILMTISFLTNSILYHFIIGDQNEY, encoded by the coding sequence ATGGACTACATACTCAATGGTTTTGTTGAAGCCTTTCGGCTCATTTTTTCTTTTGATCCTGAAATCATTCAAATTGTTTTGTTATCGCTTTTTGTCTCTTTTTCTTCGACCCTTTATGGCACCCTGATCGGCGTTCCTCTTGGCATTCTTCTGGGCATCAAAAAATTCAGAGGCAAGACAGTGGTGTCCCGGTTTCTTTATACCTTCATGTCATTTCCGCCGGTTATCATTGGTTTGTTTACCGCCCTCTTTTTAGCTCGTTCTGGTCCTTTGGGTCAGTTTCAGCTGATGTATACTGCCACCGCAATGATCATTGCCCAGACTATTCTGGTTACCCCCGTTATTATGGGCATCATCTTTAACCATGCCAGCACCAGTGGCTATGAGGTAGTCCAAACGGGGAAAACGCTGGGTGCTCAGGGGTGGGATATTCTGATCCTGCTGATTCTGGAACTAAAAGGCGTCATTATGATCGCCCTGGTCAGTGGGTTTGGCCGGGCCATTTCTGAAGTCGGCGCAGTAATGATTGTGGGTGGAAATATCCGGGGGTTCACCCGCGTGATGACGACCTTTATCGCCATGAATAACAATATGGGTCAATACAGTGTCTCCATCGCTATGGGACTTATCCTGATGACCATCTCTTTTCTTACCAACTCGATTTTATACCATTTTATCATAGGGGATCAAAATGAATATTAA
- a CDS encoding substrate-binding domain-containing protein, whose amino-acid sequence MKKKLSVLVIVLFVCTLALSGLGCTPAKKELEPGSNGEIILATTTSTQDSGLLEVILPDFEAQTGIAVKVVAVGTGKAMEMGKAGEADVLLVHARSQEDQFIADGYGAERFDVMYNDFVVLGPKEDPAKVKANAAADAAKAFTAIAAVPSTFVSRDDKSGTHTKELAIWKAANITPAGDWYLKTGTGMGETLTVTNEKLGYTLADRATYANMKDTITNLEIVCEGDTILNNPYGVIAVSPSINDQINADGAQAFVDWIISPETQKLIGSYEVNGNPLFIPNAAQK is encoded by the coding sequence ATGAAAAAGAAATTGTCAGTATTGGTTATTGTATTATTTGTCTGTACCCTTGCCCTGAGTGGCCTGGGCTGCACCCCGGCTAAAAAGGAATTAGAGCCTGGTTCTAACGGGGAGATCATTCTTGCCACCACCACCAGTACCCAGGATAGCGGTTTACTGGAAGTGATCCTACCGGATTTTGAAGCCCAAACTGGGATCGCCGTCAAGGTTGTTGCCGTGGGCACCGGGAAAGCCATGGAAATGGGAAAAGCTGGTGAAGCCGATGTCCTTCTGGTTCATGCACGTTCCCAGGAAGATCAGTTCATCGCCGATGGATACGGAGCCGAACGCTTTGATGTCATGTATAACGACTTTGTTGTGCTGGGACCAAAAGAAGACCCGGCCAAGGTAAAAGCAAACGCTGCTGCTGATGCTGCCAAGGCTTTTACTGCCATAGCTGCTGTGCCATCAACCTTTGTCTCCCGGGATGACAAATCCGGTACACATACCAAAGAGCTGGCCATCTGGAAGGCTGCCAATATCACCCCTGCAGGCGACTGGTATTTAAAAACCGGCACCGGCATGGGCGAAACACTAACTGTTACCAACGAAAAATTGGGCTATACTCTGGCTGACCGGGCAACCTACGCCAACATGAAAGATACCATCACCAACCTGGAAATTGTTTGCGAAGGCGATACAATTTTAAACAATCCTTACGGGGTTATTGCTGTATCACCATCAATCAATGACCAGATCAATGCCGACGGCGCGCAAGCCTTTGTTGATTGGATTATATCACCCGAAACCCAAAAACTGATCGGTTCATACGAAGTGAATGGGAATCCGCTGTTTATCCCCAACGCTGCACAAAAATAA
- a CDS encoding (2Fe-2S) ferredoxin domain-containing protein — MKTIRICVGSACHVNGSYKVVKALNQIIEERELGDEVELVGSFCMGKCTEGVAVECDDIIYAVSTENAKEIFEKIMGEK; from the coding sequence ATGAAGACAATAAGAATATGTGTTGGCAGTGCATGCCATGTAAACGGATCCTATAAGGTTGTTAAAGCCTTGAATCAAATTATTGAAGAGCGAGAATTAGGGGATGAGGTTGAACTGGTAGGGTCATTTTGTATGGGGAAATGTACGGAGGGGGTTGCCGTGGAATGTGATGACATCATCTATGCCGTTTCAACTGAAAATGCGAAAGAAATTTTCGAGAAAATTATGGGGGAAAAATAA
- a CDS encoding [Fe-Fe] hydrogenase large subunit C-terminal domain-containing protein, giving the protein MSIINFSKDKCRNCYKCIRKCPVKAIKLKDKHAQIIQSMCIGCGICIATCPHNAKEIHSDVDTIKKWLKTEQVVLSLSAVFPTAYYLNHPRQYLGILRELGFTIIEETSIGAEVVTKAYADEYCSDKKLVISSSCAAIKNLIEIYYPQYLSALSHQVSPMIAHGKILREKYPEAKIVYAGSCLAKKMEVHDTDVRGIIDGVLTFDEIDAWIKEEHIDPNKMPIEEFNAIGTNTGRLYPITGGLAKNSVENLDGSRKILRIDGVKDCMAFMDEIHQLEKKYWIEMNACEEGCVNGPGNLHSPLSKYEKVEMLQTYIDLNSNKEPSNEIPEINSRRSFHKRPVHHLGEVPEEELERILNQMSKFTERDELNCGTCGYETCRDKARAVYWNMAEMDMCLPLITSKTEAISNLIITTTPNAIAVLDKKFRIIEFNAAAERLFNMKKEAVMRYNFVDALDYNPFRKLDNNRGNTYTGKGHYEKENRIFMEILTYIPEQELYMGIFIDITRQEKQEQEMLNIQEETLKMAQRVIDKQMRVAHEIAGLLGETTAETKVTLTKLQKVVTSREVER; this is encoded by the coding sequence TTGAGTATCATTAATTTTTCAAAAGATAAATGTCGTAATTGTTATAAGTGTATCCGGAAGTGTCCAGTCAAAGCCATAAAACTGAAGGATAAACACGCCCAGATTATTCAGTCGATGTGCATTGGCTGCGGGATCTGTATTGCAACATGTCCTCATAATGCCAAAGAGATCCATAGTGATGTTGATACCATCAAAAAATGGCTAAAAACCGAGCAGGTGGTACTCAGTTTATCAGCAGTATTTCCGACTGCTTATTACCTTAACCATCCCAGACAGTATTTGGGAATTCTAAGGGAACTGGGATTTACAATCATTGAGGAAACTTCCATCGGTGCTGAGGTAGTCACCAAAGCTTACGCCGATGAATATTGCAGTGATAAAAAGCTGGTGATTTCTTCCTCCTGTGCGGCAATAAAAAATCTCATTGAAATTTATTATCCTCAGTATTTGTCCGCCTTGAGCCATCAGGTTTCGCCAATGATCGCCCATGGCAAGATTCTTAGAGAAAAATACCCGGAGGCTAAGATCGTTTACGCTGGTTCCTGCCTGGCAAAAAAAATGGAGGTTCATGATACGGATGTCCGTGGCATTATTGATGGGGTCTTAACCTTTGATGAAATCGATGCCTGGATTAAAGAGGAGCATATTGACCCCAATAAGATGCCGATAGAGGAATTCAACGCCATCGGTACCAATACCGGACGGCTCTATCCAATTACTGGAGGACTGGCTAAAAACAGTGTCGAAAATCTCGACGGCAGCCGGAAAATTCTTCGCATCGACGGCGTCAAGGATTGCATGGCGTTCATGGATGAAATTCATCAGCTGGAGAAGAAGTATTGGATTGAAATGAATGCCTGCGAAGAAGGGTGTGTCAATGGTCCCGGAAATCTTCACAGCCCTTTGTCTAAATATGAAAAGGTGGAAATGCTCCAGACCTATATCGATTTAAACAGCAACAAAGAACCATCGAATGAGATTCCCGAAATCAATAGTAGACGGTCCTTCCATAAACGGCCGGTTCATCATCTGGGCGAAGTTCCCGAGGAAGAACTTGAAAGGATTTTAAATCAGATGTCTAAATTCACAGAACGGGATGAACTCAACTGTGGCACCTGTGGTTATGAAACATGCCGGGATAAAGCCCGAGCGGTTTACTGGAATATGGCGGAAATGGATATGTGTCTGCCGCTGATTACCAGTAAAACCGAAGCGATTTCAAACTTGATCATTACGACCACCCCCAACGCCATTGCCGTGCTGGATAAAAAATTCCGGATCATTGAGTTTAATGCCGCCGCAGAACGCCTCTTTAATATGAAAAAAGAAGCTGTGATGCGTTACAATTTTGTGGATGCGCTTGATTATAATCCCTTCCGAAAACTGGACAATAACCGCGGCAATACCTATACCGGAAAAGGGCATTACGAAAAAGAAAACCGGATCTTTATGGAAATTCTGACCTATATTCCAGAACAGGAATTGTATATGGGAATTTTTATTGATATCACCAGGCAGGAAAAACAGGAGCAGGAGATGTTAAATATCCAGGAAGAAACGCTTAAAATGGCTCAGCGGGTGATTGACAAGCAAATGCGGGTTGCTCACGAGATCGCCGGGTTGTTGGGCGAAACCACGGCGGAAACCAAGGTGACGCTGACCAAACTTCAAAAAGTTGTAACCAGTCGGGAGGTTGAACGTTAA
- a CDS encoding SpoIIE family protein phosphatase, protein MPLFMDIASDSVNKVHEELCGDNVEVRINDESVIVVLADGMGSGVKANILATLTSTIAATMLEEKMGIMDVLETLEATLPKCSVRRMAYSTFTIVQVFRNRMAYILEFDNPPLVFIRDGEIIELERKEIEFQGKSVYETTKEIEKGDIMAFFSDGVIHAGIGNLLNFGWQWEEASDYILARSYENKKAKDISMALVDTCYNLYGEEPGDDTTVAVIKVEERKYVTIFSGPPLDQEKDAEIKRLLERGRGKKIVCGGTAANIVAREFGEEVKVDFSTMSDRVPPIATIKGIDLVTEGVLTLKETLRICDDYMNNRCGREIFQEKNGASMLANILMNECTTIDLIIGNSINPAHQNPDFPEELTTKWRVTQKLIEMLRSINKEVNIIYV, encoded by the coding sequence ATGCCTTTATTTATGGATATTGCCAGCGATAGTGTCAACAAGGTTCATGAAGAGCTTTGTGGCGATAATGTGGAAGTGCGAATTAATGATGAAAGCGTCATTGTGGTGCTGGCTGATGGCATGGGTAGCGGCGTTAAAGCCAACATTCTGGCAACGCTGACCTCCACCATTGCGGCGACCATGCTGGAAGAAAAAATGGGGATTATGGATGTGTTGGAAACCCTGGAAGCCACCCTGCCAAAATGCAGTGTTCGTCGGATGGCCTACTCGACCTTTACCATTGTTCAGGTTTTTAGAAATCGAATGGCTTATATTCTGGAATTTGATAACCCCCCATTGGTGTTTATCCGCGATGGAGAAATCATCGAACTGGAACGGAAGGAAATTGAGTTTCAGGGAAAGTCTGTTTATGAAACCACCAAGGAAATTGAAAAAGGTGATATTATGGCCTTTTTCAGTGACGGCGTGATCCATGCGGGGATTGGCAATTTACTAAATTTTGGATGGCAATGGGAAGAAGCGTCGGATTATATCCTGGCGCGATCCTATGAAAACAAAAAAGCCAAGGACATTTCCATGGCACTGGTGGATACCTGTTATAATCTGTATGGTGAGGAGCCGGGAGACGATACCACAGTGGCTGTGATCAAGGTGGAAGAACGAAAATATGTCACCATTTTTTCAGGTCCACCGTTGGATCAGGAAAAGGACGCCGAGATTAAACGGCTACTGGAACGGGGTCGGGGCAAAAAAATCGTCTGCGGCGGGACGGCCGCCAATATTGTGGCGCGGGAGTTTGGTGAAGAAGTAAAAGTCGATTTTTCCACCATGTCGGATCGGGTACCACCGATTGCCACTATCAAAGGGATTGACCTGGTAACTGAGGGAGTACTGACGCTGAAAGAAACCCTGCGGATCTGTGATGATTATATGAATAATCGCTGTGGTCGCGAAATCTTTCAGGAAAAAAATGGTGCATCGATGCTGGCTAATATTCTGATGAACGAATGTACCACCATCGATCTGATTATTGGGAACTCCATCAATCCCGCCCATCAAAACCCCGATTTTCCAGAAGAACTCACCACCAAATGGCGGGTGACCCAGAAACTTATTGAGATGCTGCGTAGCATCAATAAAGAAGTAAATATCATTTATGTTTGA